The sequence below is a genomic window from Ochrobactrum quorumnocens.
GGAGCACACTTATTTTGTATCCATTCGCGCTTCGACGCGAATGGATACGTGGTTAGCTGAGCTAGGGAGGAGCTCTTACTTATGAGCAGAAACGACGATCTCAATAAGTGTGTCACCACCCAGATCAGCTACACCAACAGTCGCCCGGGTCGGTAGATCTTCAGGTCCAACCCACGCCTTCCAGACAGCATCCATTTGAGGCTTCAATTCGAGGTCTGTAACAAAAACGGTCGCAGTCAGCAGTTTGGCTTTATCGGTTCCGGCTTCAGCCAAATATTTGTCGATCTTCGTCAATATCTCCTGTGTCTGGCCCGCCATATCGAGATTTTCGTCATCACAGGTCGTACCGCCGACATAAACAATGCCGTTATGCTCGACCACACGGTGCATGATCGGCGTGCGGAGATGGCGTTCTGTCATTTTAAAGTCCTTTCATTGGTAGTCAGAGTTCAGCCGGATTTTCGCCAGTGACTGCGAAAATGGCGTCGGGGGTATGAGGAAGTGCGGCAATCTCACGAAGCGGCACAGGTTTCACCGGCATACGCAGTCGGTAAGTGCCTACTGCCTCAGGTGTACGATGCTGGGTATCGGCTAGGATTTCAGTAATGGTTGCTGCACACATGCGTCCCTGGCACGGCCCCATGCCGCAACGCAGCATGGTTTTGAGCTGATTTGGGCCGGCGACATTAAGAGCTGCAGCGTCGCGAATTTCACCAACTGTCACTTCCTCGCAGCGACAAACAATAGTTGCACGGTTAAGGGGTGCACGAAATGTCAGGCTTGGTTGATAAAGCGTGTCGATGAAACTCCGCCCGCGCGTAAGCTTCCGACGGCTACGCTTTGCTGCGGTTAGGGCGCTGCCAATTTCTGCACTTTTGTCAGTGAAAAGCTCGCGACAAACCGCAAGAGCTGCAATGCGCCCCGAAGTTTCCGCTACAAGTGCACCTCCGATACCACCGCCGTCACCTGCCACAAAAACCGTTTCCAGAGATGAACGACCATATTCATCGAGTTTTGGCTGGAAGCATTTCTGACGCTCGTTCCATACCAACTCACATCCGGTAGCATTGCTGAGATTGTTGTTGGGAATAACGCCCTGATGAAGAAAGATGCTGTCGATATCGACCTCTTGCGTCAAGCCTTTGGCTGTGAATCGCACGCCTGTTGCCTTATCGACACCCAATATTTCAATTGCTTCTACATTCGAATGAATGGACACGAAGCGCCGAACCTTGTTGAGCAGAGACAACCCCTTGAAAGCGTAAGAAGACAGCAGAAACGAGGGCAGATAAGGCATCGCCCTGGTCCAGTTTCTGCGTGGCGTGGTATCAAGAATGGCTGCAACGGTTCCACCGGCTTCCAATACTTGCGCGGCAAAAAGATACAGCAGCGGCCCCGTGCCTGCCAAAACCACTTTTGCGTCCGGCAGAAGCCCGGATGCTTTCAAAGCAATTTGCGCAGCACCAATTGTCATAACTCCAGGGAGCGTCCATCCGGGAACAGGCATCGGACGTTCAAGGGCACCGGTCGCGAAGATAACGCGCTTGACGCGCACGATACGACTTTGACCATTTTTGGAAACGCGTAGTTCCGCTGAATTCGTCTTGTCCTGGCGTTGTTGTTCGACACTCCAGACGAGCGCCTGTCCGACATAAGTGGTGTCACTTGCAAGAAAGGCAGTTAGAATGGCTTTGCCGCGCCAGTAATCCTTGCCCAGAAATGCACGCCTTGAAGGTGTGTTGTTTTCAATGGAGCGATAGATTTGGCCGCCGACCGCTGGGTTTTCGTCAAAAAGAATTGTTCGAGCGCCTCGAGCCGACGCTTCTGTTGCGGCTGCCATGCCCGCGGGTCCTGCACCCACGATGGCCACATCATAAAACGGATCTACATTGCTTATATCGTTGTTTTTTTTGATCACCATTATTAGAGGTCCCGGCCAGAGTTACGAGCGCCGGTCTGTGACGAGATACTCATGCCTTCACGGACCACAGTCATGCAGGCCTGTCGGTTTTCAACGCCATCAATCTGCACCAAACAT
It includes:
- a CDS encoding RidA family protein, with amino-acid sequence MTERHLRTPIMHRVVEHNGIVYVGGTTCDDENLDMAGQTQEILTKIDKYLAEAGTDKAKLLTATVFVTDLELKPQMDAVWKAWVGPEDLPTRATVGVADLGGDTLIEIVVSAHK
- a CDS encoding NAD(P)/FAD-dependent oxidoreductase, encoding MVIKKNNDISNVDPFYDVAIVGAGPAGMAAATEASARGARTILFDENPAVGGQIYRSIENNTPSRRAFLGKDYWRGKAILTAFLASDTTYVGQALVWSVEQQRQDKTNSAELRVSKNGQSRIVRVKRVIFATGALERPMPVPGWTLPGVMTIGAAQIALKASGLLPDAKVVLAGTGPLLYLFAAQVLEAGGTVAAILDTTPRRNWTRAMPYLPSFLLSSYAFKGLSLLNKVRRFVSIHSNVEAIEILGVDKATGVRFTAKGLTQEVDIDSIFLHQGVIPNNNLSNATGCELVWNERQKCFQPKLDEYGRSSLETVFVAGDGGGIGGALVAETSGRIAALAVCRELFTDKSAEIGSALTAAKRSRRKLTRGRSFIDTLYQPSLTFRAPLNRATIVCRCEEVTVGEIRDAAALNVAGPNQLKTMLRCGMGPCQGRMCAATITEILADTQHRTPEAVGTYRLRMPVKPVPLREIAALPHTPDAIFAVTGENPAEL